One window of the Triticum dicoccoides isolate Atlit2015 ecotype Zavitan chromosome 3B, WEW_v2.0, whole genome shotgun sequence genome contains the following:
- the LOC119281242 gene encoding probable protein S-acyltransferase 4, translated as MEEEPNRRRLYQVWRGSNKFLCGGRLIFGPDAGSLFLSTVLIIGPLVGLCCQCITKMNSSTSDQKKNVLGLPVLIATVVLGLADLAFLLLTSSRDPGIVPRNARPPECGDEQQVVDMTTPSTEWVNAASPHLRVPRSKDVVVNGCVVKVKYCDTCLLYRPPRTSHCSICNNCVQKFDHHCPWVGQCIGLRNYRFFFLFISTSTLLCFYVFALSWLNIAAEREEYGGSLLKSMGGEVLSVVLIVYTFVSVWFVGGLTLFHLYLMSTNQTTYENFRYRYDKKENPYNRGALANIAEVFCTRMPPSLNRFRSWVSEDDDAYSGGVLSPISGGLDLEMGRKGVHYSPGGIPAILQGMDYSEMEKMDGMGVHVKDRQAAPEAPDLFVISPARQHDVGCGGGGGEGERSPATVQDQDAERTLVSSNANSQR; from the exons ATGGAAGAAGAGCCGAATCGGAGGAGGCTGTATCAAGTTTGGAGAGGAAGCAAT AAATTTCTCTGCGGCGGGCGCCTAATCTTCGGTCCGGACGCGGGTTCCCTCTTCCTGTCCACAGTTCTAATCATAGGCCCCTTGGTCGGCCTATGCTGCCAGTGCATCACAAAGATGAACTCCAGCACCTCGGATCAGAAGAAGAATGTCCTCGGCCTGCCGGTCCTCATCGCCACGGTCGTTCTCGGCCTAGCG GATTTGGCATTCCTGCTCTTGACGTCGAGCAGGGACCCGGGGATCGTGCCGAGGAACGCGCGTCCTCCCGAGTGCGGCGACGAGCAGCAGGTGGTGGACATGACGACGCCGTCGACCGAGTGGGTGAACGCGGCGAGCCCCCACCTCCGTGTTCCCCGCTCCAAGGACGTGGTCGTCAACGGGTGCGTGGTCAAGGTGAAGTACTGCGACACGTGCCTGCTGTACCGCCCGCCCCGGACGTCCCACTGCTCCATCTGCAACAACTGCGTCCAGAAGTTCGACCACCACTGCCCCTGGGTCGGCCAGTGCATCGGCCTG CGGAACtaccgcttcttcttcctcttcatctccaCGTCCACGCTCCTCTGCTTTTACGTCTTCGCCCTGTCGTGGCTCAACATCGCCGCCGAGAGGGAGGAGTACGGCGGCTCACTCCTGAAATCCATGGGCGGCGAGGTGCTATCCGTCGTGCTCATCGTCTACACCTTCGTGTCGGTGTGGTTCGTCGGCGGGCTCACCTTGTTCCACCTCTACCTCATGAGCACCAACCAGACCACGTACGAGAACTTCAGGTACAGGTACGACAAAAAGGAGAATCCCTACAACAGGGGCGCGCTAGCCAACATCGCCGAGGTCTTCTGTACGCGGATGCCGCCCTCGCTCAACCGTTTCCGGTCGTGGGTGTCGGAGGACGACGACGCGTACAGCGGCGGCGTGCTCTCTCCGATCAGCGGCGGGCTCGATCTGGAGATGGGGCGCAAGGGCGTGCACTACAGCCCCGGCGGCATCCCGGCGATCCTTCAGGGCATGGATTACAGCGAGATGGAGAAGATGGACGGTATGGGTGTGCACGTCAAGGATCGGCAAGCGGCGCCCGAGGCGCCGGACCTGTTCGTTATCTCACCGGCCCGGCAGCACGACGTGGgctgcggaggaggaggaggggaaggagaaCGTAGCCCCGCAACTGTACAGGACCAAGATGCTGAGAGGACACTTGTGAGCTCGAATGCAAATTCTCAACGGTGA